From Deinococcus terrestris, a single genomic window includes:
- a CDS encoding arsenic transporter, with protein MLLAVLIFLLTLVLVIWQPKLKWQPGGLGIGWSASLGAGLALLTGVVSVSDIPVVWDIVWNATITFVALIIISLILDEAGFFKWAALHVARWGGGRGRLLFPLVILLGAAVSALFANDGTALILTPIVLAMLTALGFRPAATLAFILATGFIADSASLPLVISNLVNIVSADYFNLGFGEYASVMVPVNIAAVLASLGMLYLMFRRDLPGRYDPGTLESPGSAVRDPKVFKVGWVVLGVLLVGYFAAGPLGIPVSAVAVLGAVLLWFVAARGHVVSTRNVLKGAPWQIVVFSLGMYLVVYGLRNAGLTDLLAGVLDRLAAGGLWTATLGTGFLMAFLASVMNNMPSVLIGALAIDASQATGAVKQGMIYANVVGNDLGPKITPIGSLATLLWLHVLASKGVRIGWGQYFKVGLVLTLPVLLVTLAALALRLS; from the coding sequence ATGCTGCTCGCTGTTCTGATTTTCCTGCTGACCCTCGTCCTGGTCATCTGGCAACCCAAGCTGAAGTGGCAGCCTGGAGGCCTGGGCATCGGGTGGAGTGCGTCCCTCGGGGCAGGGTTGGCCCTCCTGACAGGCGTGGTCAGCGTCTCCGACATCCCGGTCGTCTGGGACATCGTCTGGAACGCGACCATCACCTTCGTCGCCCTGATTATCATCAGCCTGATTCTCGACGAGGCGGGCTTTTTCAAGTGGGCCGCGTTGCATGTCGCCCGCTGGGGAGGCGGACGTGGACGGCTGTTGTTCCCGCTGGTGATCCTGCTGGGGGCGGCTGTCAGCGCCCTGTTCGCCAACGACGGTACCGCGCTGATTCTCACGCCCATCGTGCTCGCGATGTTGACAGCTCTGGGTTTCCGGCCAGCGGCCACCTTGGCGTTCATCCTCGCCACGGGCTTTATCGCAGATAGCGCCAGCCTGCCGCTGGTGATCAGCAACCTCGTGAATATCGTCAGCGCCGACTACTTCAACCTGGGCTTCGGGGAGTACGCCTCGGTGATGGTCCCGGTCAACATCGCGGCGGTCCTGGCCAGTCTCGGCATGCTGTACCTGATGTTCCGGCGGGACCTGCCGGGTCGCTACGACCCGGGCACGCTGGAATCGCCGGGCAGCGCCGTCCGGGATCCGAAGGTGTTCAAGGTCGGCTGGGTGGTCCTGGGGGTGTTGCTGGTCGGGTATTTCGCGGCTGGTCCCCTGGGGATTCCGGTGAGCGCGGTCGCCGTGCTGGGTGCGGTGCTGCTGTGGTTCGTTGCCGCCCGTGGGCACGTCGTAAGCACCCGGAATGTTCTCAAGGGCGCCCCCTGGCAGATTGTGGTCTTCTCGCTGGGGATGTACCTGGTCGTGTACGGCCTGCGCAACGCGGGGTTAACCGACCTGCTGGCCGGAGTGCTTGACCGCCTCGCTGCCGGGGGCCTGTGGACCGCCACCCTGGGCACCGGCTTCCTGATGGCCTTTCTGGCCAGCGTGATGAACAACATGCCCAGTGTGCTGATTGGAGCGCTAGCCATCGACGCGAGCCAGGCGACCGGAGCCGTTAAACAAGGCATGATCTACGCGAACGTCGTGGGCAACGACCTCGGCCCGAAGATCACGCCCATCGGCAGCCTCGCCACGCTGTTGTGGCTGCACGTGCTGGCCAGCAAAGGGGTGCGGATCGGGTGGGGCCAGTACTTCAAGGTCGGCCTCGTCCTGACCCTCCCTGTCCTGCTGGTTACCCTGGCCGCCCTCGCCCTGCGGCTCTCGTGA